A region of [Bacteroides] pectinophilus DNA encodes the following proteins:
- a CDS encoding DUF5011 domain-containing protein, producing the protein MNYTTNSRWKRFKNGILHTNFKLYIILLAVLAVIIGFTFANSDAISNMMSSQNNQSGDNSNDANVTLPSDSPTEASTFVAQNELYSISVNKSENFITVYKITAAGDVVSAYKTFRCSVNPSVETGTYKTYEKNVWRALASGGYGQYSTRISSDCYIHSVPYYSQNSNALNMTAYNNLGNPATVGSIYLASSDAQWIFENCALDTKVTVYEQSGEVPAIALPKKESAGNSNGYDPTDTSLNIKPVETKIDYMTGVQDYSIPVGSSYNMWNGVRAVDVEGNDITDYITVTGSVNTTVRGTYTLIYHLKDNFGTNLAYYSYVTVY; encoded by the coding sequence ATGAACTATACAACTAATTCGCGATGGAAGCGATTTAAAAATGGAATACTGCACACGAATTTCAAACTATATATAATTCTTCTGGCAGTGCTTGCCGTGATAATAGGATTTACATTTGCCAATTCAGACGCAATATCCAATATGATGTCATCACAGAATAACCAATCAGGGGATAACAGCAATGATGCCAATGTAACATTGCCGTCCGACAGTCCCACAGAAGCATCTACATTTGTGGCACAGAATGAATTGTATTCGATATCGGTTAATAAAAGTGAGAACTTTATCACGGTATATAAGATTACAGCGGCAGGAGATGTAGTGAGTGCATATAAGACATTCCGCTGCTCAGTTAATCCTTCTGTTGAGACCGGTACATATAAGACATATGAGAAGAATGTGTGGAGGGCACTTGCAAGCGGAGGATATGGACAGTATTCAACCAGAATAAGCAGCGACTGCTATATACATTCGGTTCCGTATTACAGCCAGAACAGTAATGCACTTAATATGACAGCATATAATAATCTGGGCAATCCTGCAACAGTAGGTTCAATCTATCTTGCATCGTCGGATGCACAATGGATATTTGAGAACTGTGCGCTCGATACCAAGGTTACTGTATATGAACAGAGTGGTGAGGTGCCAGCGATAGCACTTCCTAAGAAGGAATCTGCCGGTAACAGCAACGGATATGACCCTACAGACACTTCTCTTAATATCAAGCCGGTAGAGACAAAGATAGATTATATGACGGGTGTTCAGGATTATTCAATACCTGTCGGTTCATCATATAATATGTGGAATGGTGTGCGAGCAGTCGATGTAGAAGGTAATGACATAACTGATTATATAACTGTTACGGGAAGTGTTAATACTACTGTCAGGGGAACATATACCCTGATATATCATCTCAAAGATAATTTTGGCACTAATCTTGCATATTACAGCTATGTGACAGTATATTAG
- a CDS encoding cell division protein SepF, protein MFDKILGKLGLDGGDYYDDDMNDEEAYDDVDDFYDDEPRKSSRASLFNGRANDSDDTDKSSSRFGGRKDKVVPMQSSRRSGLEVCVIRPQSIEDAREITDTLKDGKAVVLNLEGVRVEVAQRIIDFSAGSSYSMEGNLQKITGGIFIITPPNVSVSGDLSDLINSEINFASSLGDKVTSQNLDY, encoded by the coding sequence ATGTTTGATAAGATTCTTGGTAAGCTGGGATTAGACGGCGGCGATTACTATGATGATGATATGAATGATGAGGAAGCATACGATGACGTTGATGATTTCTATGATGATGAGCCAAGGAAGTCATCAAGAGCATCTCTGTTTAATGGAAGAGCTAATGATTCGGATGATACAGATAAGTCATCGTCAAGGTTCGGAGGACGCAAGGATAAGGTAGTTCCTATGCAGTCATCAAGAAGAAGTGGGCTTGAGGTGTGTGTAATCAGACCACAGTCTATAGAAGATGCAAGAGAGATTACAGATACGCTTAAGGATGGCAAGGCTGTTGTACTTAATCTTGAGGGCGTCAGAGTTGAAGTGGCTCAGAGAATTATTGATTTTTCGGCAGGTTCAAGTTATTCAATGGAAGGCAATCTTCAGAAGATAACAGGAGGAATATTTATTATTACACCTCCTAATGTCAGTGTTTCGGGAGATTTATCAGACCTTATAAACAGCGAGATTAACTTCGCATCTTCACTTGGAGATAAGGTTACTTCTCAGAATCTTGATTATTAA
- a CDS encoding rod shape-determining protein RodA encodes MFKKYSLRYYNFRLAAAILATMLFGLLLVNSAKPSYTMKEAIGITGCFAVMIIISFIDYNWILKYFWLIYIVNIALLGAVLVFGHNGKGATRWIKIADGITLQPSEFTKLFLILFMAKVISMFKDRFNTWKFLGILAASLIVPVGMVFAQPDLSTTLLICLIICSVLYCAGIDYKKVLTVLLIMVPIVLALFVYIQTPNQKLLKPYQVNRILAFKNPDAQENEDDRYQQENSVRAIGSGQLTGKGLNNDDPNSVKNAGLIPEAQTDFIFSVIGEELGFVGSIITVLLLSWIVGECLYAAVRARNFEGRLVCCGAASWIAFQSFINIGVTTLILPNTGLPLPFISYGLSSLMSLAICMGIILNISLQRNAVDEDAVLDFNK; translated from the coding sequence ATGTTTAAGAAATATTCTTTGCGCTATTATAATTTCAGACTGGCGGCAGCAATCCTTGCAACGATGCTGTTTGGGCTGCTGCTTGTAAACAGTGCCAAGCCAAGCTATACAATGAAAGAAGCAATAGGTATAACGGGCTGTTTTGCTGTGATGATTATAATATCATTTATTGATTATAACTGGATACTTAAGTATTTCTGGCTTATATATATAGTCAATATAGCGCTGCTCGGTGCAGTTCTGGTGTTTGGACATAATGGAAAAGGTGCAACAAGATGGATTAAGATTGCTGATGGGATTACATTGCAGCCTTCAGAGTTCACCAAGCTTTTTCTGATATTGTTTATGGCAAAAGTCATATCAATGTTCAAGGACAGGTTTAATACCTGGAAGTTCCTTGGAATACTGGCAGCTTCACTTATTGTTCCCGTAGGAATGGTATTTGCACAGCCGGATTTGTCAACGACACTGCTCATCTGCCTTATAATATGCTCAGTATTGTACTGTGCCGGAATTGATTACAAAAAAGTGCTGACAGTGCTGCTGATTATGGTTCCTATAGTGCTTGCACTGTTTGTCTATATACAGACTCCTAACCAGAAGCTTCTCAAGCCATATCAGGTTAACCGTATTCTTGCATTCAAGAATCCTGATGCACAGGAGAACGAGGATGACCGTTATCAGCAGGAGAATTCAGTACGTGCTATTGGTTCGGGGCAGCTTACCGGTAAGGGACTTAATAATGATGATCCTAATTCAGTCAAGAATGCAGGTCTTATTCCCGAAGCCCAGACAGACTTTATCTTCTCGGTAATTGGGGAAGAACTTGGATTCGTAGGTTCTATTATTACGGTGCTTCTGTTGTCCTGGATTGTAGGTGAATGCCTGTATGCAGCCGTAAGGGCACGGAATTTTGAAGGACGGCTTGTATGCTGCGGGGCAGCTTCCTGGATTGCATTCCAGAGCTTTATTAATATTGGTGTTACAACACTGATTCTGCCTAATACAGGTCTGCCGCTGCCATTCATAAGCTACGGGCTCAGTTCACTTATGAGTCTTGCTATATGCATGGGAATTATACTTAATATCTCATTGCAGCGCAATGCTGTTGATGAAGATGCGGTACTTGATTTTAATAAATAA
- the lspA gene encoding signal peptidase II, whose protein sequence is MKDRIKIIIFAAVTAILAAVDQYTKYLAAAGLKNRPAFRIIDGVLELTYLQNRGAAWGMLEGRQGFFAVLTVLVLIAIVYVIIRTPFTKKYVPVNIAATLLAAGALGNFIDRCMYGYVRDFIYFRIIDFPVFNIADIYVTAATVLFIIVFLFVYKDGDFAYLLPGKPQR, encoded by the coding sequence ATGAAAGACAGAATTAAGATAATTATATTTGCAGCTGTTACGGCAATCCTTGCTGCTGTGGATCAGTATACGAAGTATCTCGCTGCAGCGGGGCTTAAGAACAGGCCTGCATTCAGGATAATAGATGGTGTGCTGGAACTGACGTATCTGCAGAACAGAGGTGCTGCATGGGGCATGCTGGAAGGAAGGCAGGGATTTTTTGCGGTACTCACGGTGCTTGTGCTGATTGCCATTGTATATGTGATTATAAGGACTCCATTTACAAAAAAATATGTTCCGGTTAATATTGCAGCGACACTGCTGGCTGCCGGAGCGCTTGGTAACTTTATTGACAGATGCATGTATGGATATGTGAGAGATTTTATATATTTCAGAATCATTGATTTTCCTGTATTTAACATAGCTGACATCTATGTTACTGCTGCGACGGTTTTATTTATCATTGTATTCCTGTTTGTGTATAAGGATGGAGATTTTGCATATCTGCTTCCGGGAAAGCCGCAGAGATAA
- a CDS encoding LysM peptidoglycan-binding domain-containing protein encodes MNNSDYTGSNSEHTYSLQADSITKSSASIRIEQRRRRQALRRRTSLAALICIAVIIASLSAVIVEAADSNSSALTSDTRYYTSITIEKDDTLWSIASLYAPEGVDTGRYVNDIRRVNNLHNDTITAGCSLIIYYYAGE; translated from the coding sequence ATGAATAATTCAGATTACACAGGCAGCAATTCAGAACATACATATTCATTACAGGCTGATTCTATAACAAAGAGCAGTGCATCCATTCGGATAGAGCAGCGCAGAAGACGTCAGGCATTACGTCGTCGTACCAGCCTGGCAGCTCTTATATGTATTGCTGTCATAATAGCATCCCTTAGTGCTGTTATCGTTGAAGCTGCCGACAGCAACAGCAGTGCATTAACATCAGACACACGCTACTACACAAGCATAACCATTGAAAAGGATGACACTTTATGGAGCATTGCCAGCTTATATGCGCCGGAAGGTGTTGACACAGGCCGCTATGTTAATGATATCCGCCGGGTTAACAATCTTCACAATGATACCATAACAGCCGGATGCAGCCTTATTATATATTATTATGCCGGTGAATAA
- a CDS encoding tRNA 2-thiocytidine biosynthesis TtcA family protein — protein MELQRLLSYTRKAVDDYSMINSGDKIAVGISGGKDSLTLLYALHGLRRFYPNNFEIEAVTVNAGIEGMDFSPISRLCDELDVNYTVIDTDIYDIVYNIRRESNPCALCAKLRKGAFNKKAAELGCNKIAYAHHKDDVIETFMMSLLLEGRVHTFSPVTYLERSGLTLIRPLIYVNEADVIGFRNKYNLPVVKNLCPADGETRREYAKNLIKSLNKDLPGTHDRIFTAILNGTFDGWDERIAHKHTRT, from the coding sequence ATGGAATTACAGCGGCTCCTCAGCTATACACGAAAAGCGGTTGACGATTATTCAATGATAAACTCCGGAGATAAAATCGCAGTCGGAATATCAGGAGGAAAGGACAGCCTTACACTTCTGTATGCGCTTCATGGGTTAAGACGATTCTATCCAAACAACTTTGAGATTGAGGCAGTCACGGTTAATGCCGGAATAGAAGGAATGGACTTCTCTCCTATCAGCAGACTGTGTGATGAATTAGATGTTAATTATACTGTAATAGATACTGATATATATGATATCGTCTATAATATACGCAGGGAAAGCAATCCATGCGCACTGTGTGCAAAGCTCAGAAAAGGTGCTTTCAATAAGAAGGCGGCAGAACTCGGATGTAATAAAATAGCGTATGCACATCATAAAGATGATGTTATTGAAACATTCATGATGTCGCTTCTTCTGGAGGGGCGTGTCCATACGTTCTCGCCAGTAACGTACCTTGAGCGTTCAGGACTAACGCTTATAAGACCGCTGATATATGTTAATGAAGCTGATGTTATAGGCTTCAGGAATAAATATAATCTTCCGGTTGTTAAAAACCTGTGTCCTGCAGATGGTGAGACCAGAAGAGAATATGCCAAGAATCTTATAAAGTCTCTCAACAAAGACTTACCGGGCACACATGACCGCATATTCACTGCAATATTGAACGGTACGTTCGATGGCTGGGATGAACGTATTGCACATAAGCATACACGCACATAG
- a CDS encoding methylglyoxal synthase, translating into MNIGLIAHDSKKKLMQNFCIAYRGILNKNQLFATGTTGRLIEEATNLSVHKFLAGHLGGDQQLCSEIEHNHIDLVIFLRDPSPKSHEPDVNNIFTLCDMYNIPLATNLATAELLIKSLDRGDMEWREIYQ; encoded by the coding sequence ATGAATATCGGGCTAATTGCACATGATTCAAAAAAGAAACTGATGCAGAATTTTTGTATTGCTTACAGAGGCATCCTCAACAAGAATCAGTTATTTGCAACGGGAACAACAGGGCGTCTTATTGAAGAAGCAACTAATCTTAGCGTTCACAAGTTTCTCGCAGGACATCTTGGCGGTGACCAGCAGCTTTGCTCTGAAATTGAACATAATCATATAGATCTTGTGATCTTCTTACGTGATCCGTCACCTAAGTCACATGAACCTGATGTGAATAATATATTTACGCTCTGTGATATGTATAATATTCCGCTTGCAACTAATCTTGCAACGGCAGAGCTTCTTATCAAGTCTCTCGACAGAGGTGATATGGAGTGGCGTGAGATATATCAGTAA
- the aroB gene encoding 3-dehydroquinate synthase, which produces MSRLITVHNTADEPIYDIVIEKDFSRLAEAVEKLGIKNRRICIITESHVGPLYADAVKAELEKTGNSIYVYTFEAGEANKNLNTVQDVYEFLIRNKFDRKDMLAALGGGVTGDLVGFAAATYLRGISFIQIPTSLLAQVDSSIGGKTGVDFRGYKNMVGAFYQPKLVYMNMSVHKSLDKRQFNSGFGEIIKHGLIKDSAYYRWLRDNVDAIKALDYDALEYMIAGSCNIKREVVEKDPTEKGDRALLNFGHTLGHAIEKLMNFSLYHGECVALGMLAALKISNARGLISDEDIDDAVDMLKLYDFPMSVTGIEASDVVAVSKSDKKMDAGKIKFVLIDSIGHAFLDTTVTDAEMLEALNGIIE; this is translated from the coding sequence ATGAGCAGATTAATTACAGTACACAATACAGCGGATGAGCCGATATATGATATTGTTATTGAAAAGGATTTTTCAAGGCTGGCTGAAGCTGTTGAAAAGCTTGGAATTAAGAACAGGCGCATATGTATAATTACTGAAAGCCATGTCGGACCGTTGTATGCAGATGCAGTGAAGGCAGAACTTGAGAAGACAGGTAACAGTATATATGTATATACGTTTGAAGCGGGAGAGGCCAATAAGAACCTTAATACGGTACAGGATGTATATGAATTCCTTATACGGAATAAGTTTGACCGTAAGGATATGCTTGCAGCTCTTGGTGGCGGCGTAACGGGTGATCTTGTTGGATTTGCGGCAGCCACATATCTTCGCGGAATATCATTTATACAGATACCTACGTCGCTTCTCGCACAGGTAGACTCAAGTATCGGAGGCAAGACCGGAGTTGATTTCAGAGGATATAAGAATATGGTTGGCGCTTTCTATCAGCCTAAGCTTGTATATATGAACATGTCTGTACATAAGTCGCTGGATAAGAGACAGTTCAATTCCGGCTTCGGTGAGATTATAAAGCATGGTCTTATTAAGGATTCTGCATACTACAGATGGCTTCGTGACAATGTAGATGCAATAAAGGCTCTGGATTATGATGCACTTGAATATATGATTGCGGGAAGCTGCAATATTAAGAGAGAAGTCGTTGAGAAGGATCCTACTGAGAAGGGTGACAGGGCACTGCTTAATTTTGGACATACACTTGGACATGCAATAGAGAAGCTTATGAATTTCAGCCTGTATCATGGAGAGTGTGTCGCACTTGGTATGCTCGCAGCACTTAAGATAAGCAATGCAAGAGGACTTATATCGGATGAGGATATAGATGATGCGGTTGATATGCTTAAGCTGTATGATTTCCCGATGAGCGTTACGGGAATAGAGGCCTCTGATGTTGTAGCTGTATCTAAGAGCGATAAGAAGATGGATGCCGGTAAGATTAAGTTTGTGCTTATCGACAGCATTGGGCATGCATTTCTTGATACGACTGTGACTGATGCGGAGATGCTTGAGGCTCTCAATGGCATAATTGAATAA
- a CDS encoding cytidylate kinase-like family protein, whose protein sequence is MNSKTVITIGRQFGSGGKEIGEKLAKELGIRCYDKELLAVAAKESGLCKELFENHDEKPTNSFLYSLVMDTYSLGYTSSYSDMPINHKVFLAQFDAIKKLAERESCVIIGRCADYALEDNPYAMSIYIKADMDKRVKRIMTKYQLNESKASDMIQKEDKRRASYYNYYSSKKWGDAKSYDLCLDSGKLGVEGSIELIKDFIALREKNF, encoded by the coding sequence ATGAATAGTAAAACAGTAATAACAATTGGCAGACAATTTGGCAGCGGCGGTAAAGAGATTGGTGAGAAGCTGGCCAAGGAACTTGGAATCAGGTGCTATGATAAGGAACTTCTGGCTGTTGCAGCTAAGGAGAGCGGACTTTGCAAGGAATTATTTGAGAATCATGATGAAAAACCAACAAACAGTTTTCTGTATTCACTTGTAATGGATACATATTCGCTTGGATATACTTCATCATATTCGGATATGCCTATTAATCACAAGGTATTTTTGGCACAGTTTGATGCAATCAAGAAACTTGCAGAGCGTGAATCCTGTGTTATTATTGGTCGTTGTGCAGATTATGCGCTTGAAGATAATCCATATGCTATGTCTATATATATCAAGGCAGATATGGACAAGAGAGTTAAGAGAATCATGACGAAGTATCAGCTGAATGAGTCTAAGGCATCTGATATGATCCAGAAAGAAGATAAGCGCAGGGCAAGTTATTATAATTATTATTCAAGTAAGAAGTGGGGCGATGCAAAGAGTTACGATCTCTGCCTTGACAGCGGTAAGCTTGGAGTTGAGGGTTCAATTGAACTGATCAAGGATTTTATTGCTTTACGCGAGAAGAATTTTTAA
- a CDS encoding RluA family pseudouridine synthase, producing MEHFLINVDELDAGSRIDRYMAQEREELSDLSRSYLQKLIQDGNVLVNGCNIKANYKLKKADIIDITLPDIKEPQIEAENIPLDILYEDEDIIVINKPKGMVVHPAAGHYSGTLVNALMYHCRDNLSGINGVMRPGIVHRIDMNTTGVLVACKNDFAHNAISAQLSVHSITRKYEAIVYNRFNEESGTVDAPIGRSHNDRKKMAIDRDNGRRAVTHYRLLENFSKFSHIECQLETGRTHQIRVHMASIGHPLLGDDVYSNAVSPYKLQGQTLHARVLGFIHPRTNQYIEFEAPLPEYFSHLLDILR from the coding sequence ATGGAACATTTTTTAATTAATGTTGACGAGCTTGATGCAGGAAGCAGAATCGACAGATATATGGCACAGGAACGGGAAGAATTGTCTGACCTGTCAAGATCTTATCTGCAGAAGCTTATACAGGATGGTAATGTTCTTGTAAACGGTTGTAACATAAAGGCCAATTATAAGCTGAAGAAGGCTGATATTATTGATATAACGCTTCCTGACATTAAGGAACCACAGATAGAGGCTGAGAATATTCCATTGGATATACTGTATGAAGATGAGGATATTATTGTTATTAACAAGCCAAAAGGCATGGTTGTGCATCCTGCGGCAGGTCATTATTCCGGAACTCTTGTTAATGCACTGATGTATCACTGCAGAGATAACCTGTCAGGAATTAACGGTGTTATGCGTCCGGGAATTGTGCACAGGATTGATATGAATACGACAGGCGTACTTGTTGCATGTAAGAATGATTTTGCACATAATGCAATATCAGCACAGCTGAGCGTACACTCGATTACAAGGAAGTATGAGGCGATTGTATATAACCGGTTTAATGAGGAGTCGGGAACCGTAGATGCGCCTATAGGCAGGAGCCACAATGACCGTAAGAAGATGGCAATTGACCGCGATAATGGCAGACGTGCGGTAACGCATTACAGGCTTCTTGAGAATTTTTCAAAGTTCAGCCATATTGAATGTCAGCTGGAGACGGGAAGAACTCACCAGATACGTGTACATATGGCAAGCATCGGTCATCCGCTGCTTGGAGATGATGTATACTCCAATGCGGTTTCTCCATACAAACTGCAGGGGCAGACGCTTCATGCAAGGGTTCTTGGATTTATTCATCCAAGGACTAATCAATATATTGAATTTGAGGCACCATTGCCTGAATATTTCTCCCATTTACTGGACATACTCCGGTAA
- a CDS encoding DEAD/DEAH box helicase — MNFKDMDLADNLITALNAQNIKQPTDIQQQLFAPVLDNRDVIGCSQTGSGKTLAYLIPLFCKIDVADTHVQAVIAVPTQELGIQVLRQIQLLAGNASMDIRAIALVGEGNISRQIDSIKTRPQIIVGTTGRILKLIHMKKLSVHNVKTLIVDEADKMLAKDNIDGLTQLRRSLMKYTQIIMVSASMDKKSIQAASAFNSEPVILNIKADKAIPGTIRHMFIISDRRNRIETLRSVINALSPKKGIIFANTAYDLEETVNKLVYHHYKADMLYGSNDKLQRKKAVEEFRSGKINFLVSTDLASRGLQIDGIDAVFNLNLPENSTEYQHRAGRCGRNGMQGVCVSVITPNEVDKIKAYQKEFGINIIQRRLFKGKLVAK, encoded by the coding sequence ATGAATTTTAAAGATATGGACCTTGCCGATAACCTTATTACAGCACTTAACGCACAGAATATTAAGCAGCCTACCGATATACAGCAGCAGCTATTTGCCCCTGTATTAGATAACCGTGATGTCATAGGATGCTCCCAGACCGGTTCCGGCAAGACTCTTGCATACCTTATACCGCTTTTCTGCAAAATTGACGTTGCCGATACACATGTTCAGGCCGTTATAGCCGTTCCTACACAAGAGCTTGGCATCCAGGTTCTCCGACAGATACAGCTCCTTGCCGGGAATGCATCAATGGACATAAGAGCAATAGCACTTGTAGGTGAAGGCAATATATCGCGGCAGATAGATTCAATCAAGACCAGACCACAGATTATTGTCGGAACTACAGGACGTATATTGAAGCTTATTCATATGAAGAAGCTGTCTGTCCATAATGTTAAGACACTTATTGTTGATGAAGCAGATAAGATGCTCGCCAAAGATAATATTGACGGACTTACGCAGCTTCGCAGATCTTTAATGAAGTATACTCAGATAATAATGGTTTCTGCAAGCATGGACAAAAAATCAATCCAGGCAGCTTCAGCTTTTAACTCAGAGCCTGTAATTCTCAATATTAAGGCCGACAAAGCCATTCCGGGTACAATCAGGCATATGTTTATTATTTCTGACCGCAGAAACCGTATAGAGACATTACGAAGTGTCATTAACGCATTATCACCTAAAAAAGGAATTATATTTGCCAACACCGCATATGACCTTGAAGAAACTGTTAATAAGCTCGTATATCATCATTATAAGGCTGATATGCTTTATGGTTCCAATGACAAACTGCAGCGTAAGAAAGCCGTTGAAGAATTCAGAAGCGGAAAGATTAATTTCCTTGTATCAACAGATCTTGCATCAAGAGGTTTGCAGATAGATGGAATTGATGCAGTCTTTAATCTTAATCTGCCTGAGAATTCTACCGAATATCAGCACCGTGCCGGCCGATGCGGGCGCAATGGCATGCAGGGTGTGTGTGTATCTGTAATTACGCCTAATGAAGTTGACAAGATCAAAGCTTATCAGAAAGAATTTGGAATAAATATAATTCAGCGCCGGTTATTTAAAGGAAAACTTGTTGCAAAGTAA
- a CDS encoding YggS family pyridoxal phosphate-dependent enzyme has protein sequence MLSDNLHEVQENIRKACERSGRNPEDVTLIAVSKTKPVSDIEQIYAAGIREFGENKVQEMNDKQKVLPGDINWHMIGHLQRNKVKYIVDNVAMIHSVDSVRLAEEISKEAVKKNVAVDILVEVNVAKEESKFGLYTEDVGQFVEQISKLPGINIKGLMTSAPFVDNPEDNRQYFKKLKDLSVDINAKNIDNVHMDFLSMGMTNDYVVAVEEGATHVRVGTAIFGHRDYNI, from the coding sequence ATGTTATCTGATAATCTTCATGAGGTTCAGGAGAATATAAGAAAGGCATGTGAGAGGTCAGGACGTAATCCGGAAGATGTTACGCTTATTGCCGTAAGTAAGACGAAGCCGGTAAGTGACATTGAACAGATATATGCTGCCGGAATAAGAGAGTTTGGAGAAAATAAAGTCCAGGAGATGAATGATAAGCAGAAAGTTCTTCCGGGTGATATAAACTGGCATATGATAGGCCATCTGCAGCGTAACAAGGTTAAATATATCGTTGATAATGTTGCGATGATCCACTCTGTTGACTCGGTAAGACTTGCCGAAGAGATCAGTAAGGAAGCTGTAAAAAAGAATGTTGCTGTTGATATCCTTGTGGAAGTTAATGTGGCGAAAGAAGAGTCAAAGTTCGGTCTTTATACAGAGGATGTCGGGCAGTTCGTTGAACAGATCAGCAAACTTCCCGGAATTAATATAAAAGGTCTTATGACAAGTGCTCCTTTTGTAGATAACCCTGAAGATAATCGTCAATATTTTAAAAAATTGAAAGATTTATCTGTTGACATTAACGCCAAAAACATAGATAATGTTCATATGGATTTTCTGTCTATGGGAATGACTAATGATTATGTTGTCGCAGTTGAAGAGGGGGCTACACATGTACGTGTAGGAACAGCCATCTTCGGACATCGCGATTACAATATATAA
- a CDS encoding tyrosine-type recombinase/integrase: MAGTYSEQQRIKYTQKLNDIMDMLPDFTRDYFFSLEYTKQPRTKVAYAMDLRGFFEFIRERKYNSYESLKQITLVDAENISSTDIIEYLRHSRLYVKNGREVTNSERAAKRKLSSLRSFYGYYNKQGLMKKNPAFQVDMPKIHDQAITRLDVNEVAELLDNVESGNRLTKNQLAAHEELKTRDLALLTLLLGTGIRVSECVGLDINDVDFDNDRIKVVRKGGAESFVYFGDEVREALLDYMDERSTLQPAAGHENALFISRNNKRLCVRSVENLVKKYAMTVTTVKHITPHKLRSTYGTNLYQESNDIYLVADVLGHKDVNTTRKHYAEIVDNNRRKARNMVQLRENGDH; encoded by the coding sequence ATGGCAGGGACATACAGTGAGCAACAACGCATTAAGTATACTCAGAAACTTAATGATATTATGGATATGTTGCCGGATTTCACAAGAGATTACTTTTTCAGCCTTGAATATACCAAACAGCCGCGTACTAAGGTCGCTTATGCTATGGATTTACGTGGATTCTTTGAATTCATAAGAGAACGCAAGTATAATTCTTACGAGAGTCTGAAGCAGATTACACTGGTAGATGCCGAGAACATATCATCAACTGATATAATTGAATATCTCAGACATTCACGCCTTTATGTAAAGAACGGACGTGAGGTTACTAATTCGGAACGTGCGGCTAAGCGCAAGTTATCCTCTCTCCGCTCGTTTTACGGATATTATAATAAACAGGGATTAATGAAGAAGAATCCGGCATTTCAGGTTGATATGCCCAAGATTCACGATCAGGCAATAACACGGCTTGATGTCAACGAAGTAGCTGAACTTCTTGATAATGTTGAATCCGGTAACAGGCTCACCAAGAATCAGCTTGCCGCACACGAAGAACTCAAGACGCGCGATCTTGCACTTCTCACTCTTCTTCTCGGCACCGGCATACGAGTATCCGAATGTGTCGGTCTTGACATTAATGATGTTGATTTTGATAATGACCGTATCAAGGTAGTGCGCAAGGGTGGTGCTGAGAGCTTTGTCTACTTCGGCGATGAAGTCCGGGAAGCACTGCTTGATTATATGGATGAACGTTCAACACTTCAGCCGGCTGCCGGGCATGAGAATGCATTGTTCATATCCCGTAATAACAAGCGCCTGTGTGTACGTTCTGTAGAGAATCTGGTTAAGAAATATGCCATGACAGTAACAACCGTCAAACACATCACTCCTCATAAGCTGCGCAGCACATACGGAACTAATCTCTATCAGGAAAGTAACGATATATACCTTGTGGCAGATGTCCTCGGTCATAAAGACGTTAATACCACACGTAAGCATTATGCGGAGATTGTAGATAATAACAGGCGTAAAGCCCGTAATATGGTTCAGCTGCGTGAGAATGGCGACCATTAG